Genomic segment of Runella rosea:
GCGTCACAATCAAAAAAGATATATGCGTAACTTTACGGCCCGTTTTGTGGATTTGGTAAGAAAACGAGAGGTCGGTTTTGGCAGATATTTCTTCCTGGCTTGGATCGAGTACACGCCGCTTAAATTGCCCGAAATCATCGTACGTATCTTCCGTGGCAGAAATCAATTCTCGAAGTTCATCCACCAAGATTTCAGACCAAGCTCCACCGTTAAAATTTTTCCAGCGGGAAAGAATCTCGTACAATCGCTGGGAATACGTTTTGTTGAGCGACAAAGCAATCGCCAACTCGTATTCGGTATAGCCACTTTTTATCTTTGCAATGTGAGGCAGTACTTCGTACGAAACGCCAATTTCAAATACCCCTTCCTTGGCACTGTACTTGGCGGAGGAAAACACGTTGAATGCGCTGAATTCCTTTTCCTCATCATTGCGTAGCCAAATTTGACAATTTCGCATCAGGGTCTGCGTCATTGCGAGCATCTGACGATAATTATTGGTAATGAGTTTTGCGGGTATTCTGAAGTATTTATTCTGCCTTAATTCGGCGTCGGCTTCTGTTATTTGGTTCATCACAATGTAAAAAACGCGCTTTTCCAACAATGAAAAGTTTTGACGAGTCATGATTGCCCCATTAGGCTGTCGATTGTAGTGCTTTAATTTCATTCTTTTGGACAAGCAGACTGCTTTTTTACTATCTGGAAGCTAAGGTAAAAATCTTTTCTGTCAAAACAAAACTGTGTCAGAATTTGTGTTTTTTTGACAGAATTAGGCTACATTTTGACAGAATTAGCCCTAAAACATAGTCAATCAAGTCTTTAAAAAGTGGTTCTATTCACTGTAAAGCACATTTTGGTAAGCAGTTTCACTCAAAAACTTTCATTTTTTATACTTTTTAGGCTAAAAATCAACTCCTCAAAATTATTTTAACCAACAACATATTGATAATCAATAATTTAAATAAAATAAAATTCATTTATCGACTACATTTTGACAGAATTAGGACTTTGCGAAAAAGGAAGGATTTGGGGGGATTCATTTTTTTAAACGCATGCACAACAACTTCTTAAAAAAAATAAAAAATAACACTTTTCAATCCCCCAATTTAAAATTGTTATTTGGAGAACACCACAAAGAAACGAATGACTCCTAATTCTGTCAATGATTTCTGTCTGACATTTTTAGTGACAGAGTTCGACTACATTTTGACAGAATTCGACTACATTTTGACAGAATAGATTACTACATTTTGACAGAGTTCGACTACATTTTGACAGAGTTCGACTACATTTTGACAGAGTTCGACTACATTTTGACAGAATTCGACTACATTTTGACAGAATTCGACCTTGTAATACACTGACTATCAGATTATTACAAGCCCCTTAAATCATCAATATTTTAATCATCAATTTCTAAATAAAAATTTAACCAATTTTCAAATCAAAATCAATGCAGTTTTCTTCTAGGGAAAAAAATAGAAGAGACCAGAAAAAACAAAACAAAAAACAAAAAATCGCTCCTTTCAAAAATGGGGTTTGGGCGCCAACTAAAAAATTAGTTTGTTAATATTTCACGTATTTGCCACCTTTTTCACTTTCACATGCTGTTTTAAGCCCTCAATCAAAAACCTTGTACTACCCTTTCCAGTATTTTGTCAAAATACTTTTACTAACCATTGTATTTTTATCTATTTTTGTAAAAAAAGAATGACAAAATTAACCTCCGCATGATAAGTCAGAAAGAAGTTGAAAATTTCTTAAAGCACAACCCAGCGCTCACGGTATCGGCATTAGAGAAAGAAGCCGGAATTCCCAAAGGGACCATTGCCCAAGCACTTGCAGGTTCTCGCAATCTGGCGGAGAAACATCTAACCGCGCTTTTCCCCATATTAACCAAATACGGTTATTCATCCACCCTTTACGAAAAAGCCCGGGTCATATCCATCATCAATCACAAAGGTGGAGTTGGCAAAACCACCACAACCTCATCCCTTGGCGAAGCACTAGCTCGGAGAGGTTTTAAAGTCCTGCTTATCGACCTAGACCCACAAGGTAATCTTAGTCAAATTCTTGGCGTAGAAAATCCCGAAGTACAGGTAGCCCATGCGCTGCTAAATCATGCTCAACCGCTCCCCATCATTGAAATATCGGAGAACCTTTATCTGTCACCCTCAGACATTGAACTTGCCGATGCCGAGATTCAACTCATTTTGAGTGTTGGGGGAGACTTACGTCTAAAAAACAAACTTCAACCTCTGCTTACTGAATTTGAATACGTACTGATTGATTGCCCTCCCTCCTTAAATAAACTGACGATTTCGGCCATGAACGCTTCCAACAGCTGTTTGATTACGCTGCTACCCGAAATGTCGGCTGTAAAGGGCCTTAATTCTCTTCTACAGCGCGTTATGGAAGTGAAGACGAACCTTAACTCAGAATTGAAGGTTGATGGCATTGTGTTTACAATGGTGAAGAAAAACAGCGTTCACGACGGAATCAAAGAAAATGTGAAAGAGAACGTGCCTATTCGGGTCTTTAAAACCGAAATCAAGCACCTGGTTGACTTTCAGAAATCCCAAATTTTACAACGCCCCATTGCCAAATTTGCCGATAACTCCGAGGCTGCGAAAAACTATCGTGATTTTTGTGACGAGTTTATTGACTATCTGCAAATTGTAAAATAACCTACCCCATGGCCAAGCTCAACATCAAAAACGCCATTGGCGAAAAAACCAAACAGGCACTCAATAACAGCTACATCACTTCTGAACAGATAAAACAAAATATTCAGATTTTGGAGGAGCTTCGCGGCTTTATACCCTCCCCCACCGATGATGAGCTCAATCAGCTGGAACAAAACATCATCAAAAATGGGTGCAAAGACGCATTACTACTCTGGGAAACTACCCAAGGCGTAGTCAATGGTGCTTCTATTACCCCCAACGCCCCTGCGTACATACTGGTGGATGGACACAATCGCTATCGTATTTGCACCGCCCGAAACATTAATTTCAACGTTCAGTTAATGCCTTTTTTGTCTCTTAAGGAGGTAAAAGATTACATGATTGATTTGCAGTTGGGTCGCCGAAACCTGACCCCCCAACAAACTTCCTACTTTAGAGGTCTCAGGTACAATTTAGAGAAGACGGAAAAAGGGAAATACGACCGAAATGACCATAAGTCCCAGAGTGGGACTTATGGTGAAAATGATGAAGAAAAGCATAATTCCCATTTTGGGACTTATGATAAAAATTCACTTTCAACCTCCGAAAAGTTAGCCAAAGAATATAAAGTTGGCAGAAATACAATTCTAAGAGACGCCGAATTTGCCGCGGGGCTTGATAAGCTAGACAATGACCTTAAAAACGCCGTGCTAAGCGGTGAAATCAAAATTGGTAAAGCTGACATTCAAAAATTAGCCAAGACAAAAAGAACGGAACTCATTGGCTCAACGGAGAAATTAGAGGATATACTCACCGAAAAAGGAACGACCCTATCCGTGAAAGACAAGCCCAAAGCACGGGTAGAAGAAACGAAAAAAATGCTGGTCAGGGCTTTTGAGAAAATCAGAATATCATCGGATATTAAAACAAAAGACGTTGATAAATTGATTGAATGGGCAGAGAAACTAAAACAACTGATTTAAAACCATAACCACTCATTTTTAAATCCATCAGCAGAAGGCTTTCTCCGTAAACGAGAGAGCTTTTTTGTTTTTTTGAAGGTACGTAAGGCGTTATTTCAAGCATTCACTTACACCGCCAATAATATCTTGCAATCGTTTTCGGGAGATTTTTGACAAAATCTTCTTTCATAACAAATGTCCCTTTTTATCCATACTTCAATCAACTATTTTTATTTTCCAATGAAAATTATCAACCCCAAAGCTTTTATATCTTCGGTGTACCCAACTAAAGTGCTCTTTTTTATATCAATTTTTTCCGCATTATCGGGCGTGATCTGCTACGCAGGGGAAAATAAAACAACCTCTAAAACCTCCCAAAAGAGATTGGTTGAAGACGAATATTCAACGGATAAAAAAACAATTGCT
This window contains:
- a CDS encoding replication initiation protein, with the protein product MTRQNFSLLEKRVFYIVMNQITEADAELRQNKYFRIPAKLITNNYRQMLAMTQTLMRNCQIWLRNDEEKEFSAFNVFSSAKYSAKEGVFEIGVSYEVLPHIAKIKSGYTEYELAIALSLNKTYSQRLYEILSRWKNFNGGAWSEILVDELRELISATEDTYDDFGQFKRRVLDPSQEEISAKTDLSFSYQIHKTGRKVTHISFLIVT
- a CDS encoding ParA family protein yields the protein MISQKEVENFLKHNPALTVSALEKEAGIPKGTIAQALAGSRNLAEKHLTALFPILTKYGYSSTLYEKARVISIINHKGGVGKTTTTSSLGEALARRGFKVLLIDLDPQGNLSQILGVENPEVQVAHALLNHAQPLPIIEISENLYLSPSDIELADAEIQLILSVGGDLRLKNKLQPLLTEFEYVLIDCPPSLNKLTISAMNASNSCLITLLPEMSAVKGLNSLLQRVMEVKTNLNSELKVDGIVFTMVKKNSVHDGIKENVKENVPIRVFKTEIKHLVDFQKSQILQRPIAKFADNSEAAKNYRDFCDEFIDYLQIVK